From Ignavibacteriota bacterium, the proteins below share one genomic window:
- a CDS encoding glycoside hydrolase, whose product MSAERNGVSARVSGTAAALMGLILLSAVYAGAQDLKEIMDLSGKWKLEVGDDPEWAKPGYPDQDWTTVWVPSPWEDQGFPGYDGYGWYRKWFSMPEDWKNKRLFLDLGYVDDVDEVYINGEFVGFQGEFPPDYVSRYNVGRRYAIPPHTLKPGRNNLIAVRVYDSQMPGGITHGDVRILEDRRPLAMLQSLEGQWRFHEGDDLAWMEPGLSERSWSVVSVPAFWETQGQKGYDGFGWYRKTFTLNAGLETERLILFLGKIDDFDEVYLNGQRVGRTGSFQEDGDATGGDNDYQQWRAYTLPAGALIKDERHRGRSVRQVYPWGHLRGADRPR is encoded by the coding sequence ATGAGCGCTGAGAGGAATGGGGTGTCCGCACGGGTTTCGGGTACAGCGGCGGCGCTCATGGGACTGATCCTGCTGAGTGCGGTGTACGCCGGGGCGCAGGACTTGAAAGAAATCATGGATCTGTCGGGCAAGTGGAAACTCGAGGTGGGTGACGATCCGGAGTGGGCGAAGCCCGGTTATCCGGATCAGGATTGGACGACCGTGTGGGTGCCAAGTCCATGGGAGGATCAGGGATTCCCGGGGTACGATGGGTATGGCTGGTACCGGAAGTGGTTCTCCATGCCGGAAGATTGGAAGAACAAGCGGCTGTTTCTGGATCTGGGCTACGTGGATGACGTCGATGAGGTCTATATTAATGGAGAATTTGTGGGGTTCCAGGGCGAGTTCCCGCCGGACTATGTATCGCGTTACAATGTGGGACGGCGGTACGCAATACCTCCGCACACGTTGAAGCCCGGCAGGAATAATCTTATTGCCGTGCGCGTCTACGACAGTCAGATGCCGGGCGGTATCACACACGGCGATGTCAGGATATTGGAAGACCGCAGGCCGCTCGCGATGCTGCAATCTCTGGAAGGGCAATGGCGGTTCCACGAGGGGGACGATCTTGCATGGATGGAGCCCGGACTCAGCGAACGGAGCTGGTCGGTGGTGAGTGTTCCCGCATTCTGGGAGACCCAGGGACAGAAGGGATACGATGGTTTCGGCTGGTATCGGAAGACATTCACGCTGAACGCAGGACTGGAGACTGAGCGGCTCATCCTGTTCCTGGGCAAGATCGACGATTTCGATGAGGTCTATCTGAATGGGCAGCGCGTGGGGAGGACAGGTTCGTTCCAGGAGGACGGAGATGCCACGGGGGGCGACAACGACTATCAGCAGTGGCGTGCCTATACTCTGCCGGCAGGGGCTCTGATAAAGGACGAACGTCATCGCGGTCGGAGTGTTCGACAAGTATATCCATGGGGGCATCTACGAGGGGCCGATCGGCCTCGTTAG
- a CDS encoding response regulator transcription factor: MPRILVIEDEPAMQNGLRDNLEIEGYDVTIEGDGREGLEELRSGTYDLTILDVMLPSLPGFDVLKQARAAGVKTPVIMLTAKGEEIDRVLGLELGADDYITKPFSLRELLARVKAVLRRGQPAGAVVTTVTIGLLTVDFTGYTAMRKGTDVEMTPKEFDVLKHLWEHHGQTVTRDQLLSTVWGYDDSLSTRTVDNFILRLRQKLEPDPGHPKHILTLHGAGYKLVL; the protein is encoded by the coding sequence ATGCCCAGGATACTGGTGATCGAAGATGAACCCGCGATGCAGAACGGGCTGCGCGATAACCTCGAGATCGAAGGGTACGACGTCACCATCGAAGGCGATGGGCGGGAAGGACTCGAGGAACTCCGGTCCGGCACGTATGACCTCACGATCCTGGATGTGATGCTGCCGTCGCTCCCCGGTTTCGATGTGCTCAAGCAGGCGCGGGCCGCAGGAGTGAAGACGCCGGTGATCATGCTCACTGCAAAAGGGGAAGAGATCGACCGCGTTCTCGGACTCGAACTCGGTGCCGACGACTACATCACGAAACCCTTCAGCCTCCGGGAACTTCTTGCGCGCGTGAAAGCGGTGCTCCGGCGCGGACAGCCTGCGGGGGCGGTCGTGACCACGGTGACGATCGGCCTGCTGACCGTCGACTTCACCGGGTACACCGCGATGCGGAAGGGGACCGATGTGGAGATGACCCCCAAGGAGTTCGATGTGCTGAAACACCTGTGGGAACACCACGGGCAAACGGTCACGCGGGACCAGCTCCTTTCAACGGTCTGGGGGTACGATGATTCGCTCAGCACGCGGACCGTGGATAATTTCATCCTCCGGTTGCGGCAGAAACTCGAGCCGGATCCGGGCCATCCGAAGCATATCCTGACCCTGCACGGGGCGGGGTACAAACTGGTGCTGTGA
- a CDS encoding TonB-dependent receptor yields the protein MRFSAFLLLSFLFVSAAIAQVRPGVIRGSVTIENDGPAAGANVIVQDTRLGAAVDAQGAFLIAGVPAGEYALAVRLVGYDQKEPATVRVTAGDTTVVRLVLRQAAIEMNPVVITGSRRQSAEDVRPSVTTLTPRESKILPGAAEDVLRSLQALPGVTSVSDFSSQLVVRGSGPDQNLILIDDFEVLNPYRLYGFVSMFNPETVSDITLQTGGFGAQYGDRLSAVLDVKNREGRSDVLLGGKVNTSLTNMNVILEGGIPGTPGSFLFSARRTYYDLILGPVLKSAKLVEGDVALPNFRDLQGKIVMPLGGTHKLLFNVFTSRDGVELVSGSERDRPDSVNMTDVSNNTLVGLAWQFNPAKEVIAQTRVSWYSNKGTGSFAGTFVDPSQNSGELARADTFGIRFMSFGLDYDYIYQKFSIGQRFQYSAGAHAWEAGFGFDRLRTDFIRFFQLDPAFKQFLMSRGLQVPSDATETLWYNRYNVYVQDRIAVGDRLFIQPGLRLDVYPSLRERVALSPRVNISYKLDEISTLRAAYGHFSQSPGMEKQDMRNRFVFSEGTLAAMVPEHAHHYVLGYDRMLSAEWQFKAEGYFKSFDEIIEPQKLAGSTWLVQRTGSDVFRREGWTSPVRMVSDSLTSTPVNDGTGHSYGFELMVQKIRSAPEDVFTGWISYALSVAERERDGIVSPFLFDQRHAMNIVGNYRFAASWDVGARFTLRSGRPFVRALGVKPRVVIQKVNGADVPVVQVDTQGKVILDVDYERQTLTGRLNLYHALDLRITTYPDWWGLQWSVYLDIQNVYNRSNQQQIRYFIDDKGGLQERPVNGIPIFPSLGLSIAW from the coding sequence ATGCGATTCAGTGCTTTTCTTCTTTTGAGCTTTCTTTTCGTCAGCGCAGCCATTGCCCAGGTCCGCCCGGGGGTGATCCGCGGGTCTGTCACCATCGAAAACGACGGCCCGGCTGCCGGCGCCAATGTGATCGTGCAGGATACCCGACTCGGCGCGGCTGTCGATGCGCAGGGCGCATTCCTCATCGCCGGCGTCCCCGCGGGCGAGTACGCTCTCGCCGTCCGCCTGGTCGGCTACGATCAGAAGGAGCCGGCCACGGTCCGCGTTACCGCGGGCGACACTACCGTTGTTCGTCTCGTTCTCCGGCAAGCTGCGATCGAGATGAACCCCGTCGTCATCACGGGCAGCCGACGCCAGTCCGCGGAGGATGTCCGCCCGAGCGTTACCACCCTCACTCCACGCGAATCCAAGATCCTTCCGGGCGCAGCCGAGGACGTCCTCCGTTCACTTCAGGCCCTTCCCGGTGTGACGAGCGTGTCGGATTTTTCGTCGCAGCTGGTGGTGCGCGGCTCGGGGCCCGACCAGAACCTGATCCTGATCGATGACTTCGAAGTGCTGAACCCGTACCGGCTGTACGGGTTCGTGTCGATGTTCAATCCCGAGACCGTGAGTGATATCACCCTTCAGACCGGAGGCTTCGGTGCGCAGTACGGCGACCGGCTCTCCGCTGTCCTGGATGTGAAGAACCGCGAGGGGCGGTCGGATGTCCTCCTCGGCGGAAAGGTGAATACCAGCCTGACGAATATGAACGTGATCCTCGAGGGCGGAATACCCGGTACTCCCGGCTCCTTTCTGTTCTCCGCACGCCGGACGTACTATGATCTCATCCTCGGCCCGGTCCTCAAGTCCGCCAAACTGGTGGAAGGCGATGTGGCGCTGCCGAACTTCCGCGACCTGCAGGGGAAGATCGTGATGCCGCTGGGCGGGACGCACAAATTGCTGTTCAATGTCTTCACTTCGCGCGATGGCGTGGAGCTGGTCTCGGGGAGCGAACGCGACAGGCCGGACAGCGTGAACATGACCGATGTCTCCAACAACACGCTGGTTGGCCTCGCCTGGCAGTTCAATCCGGCGAAGGAAGTCATCGCCCAGACGCGCGTGTCATGGTACAGCAACAAGGGGACCGGATCATTCGCCGGGACGTTCGTGGACCCCTCGCAGAACAGCGGCGAGCTTGCACGTGCCGATACGTTCGGTATCCGCTTCATGTCCTTCGGACTTGACTACGACTACATCTATCAGAAATTTTCCATCGGACAGCGGTTCCAGTATTCCGCGGGCGCACACGCGTGGGAGGCGGGGTTCGGGTTCGACCGGCTGCGGACGGATTTCATACGGTTCTTTCAGTTGGATCCGGCGTTCAAGCAGTTCCTGATGTCGCGCGGCCTGCAGGTGCCGTCCGATGCCACCGAGACGCTCTGGTACAACAGGTACAATGTGTATGTGCAGGACCGCATCGCGGTCGGCGACAGGCTGTTCATCCAGCCGGGGTTGCGCCTGGATGTGTATCCATCCCTGCGCGAACGCGTGGCGCTCTCCCCGCGCGTGAACATCTCGTACAAGCTGGATGAGATCTCCACGTTGCGTGCGGCCTACGGGCATTTCTCGCAATCGCCCGGCATGGAGAAGCAGGATATGCGGAACCGGTTCGTCTTCAGCGAGGGGACCCTCGCTGCCATGGTGCCGGAGCACGCTCATCATTATGTCCTTGGCTACGACCGCATGCTTTCGGCCGAATGGCAGTTCAAGGCCGAAGGCTACTTCAAGTCATTCGACGAGATCATAGAACCGCAGAAGCTCGCCGGCTCGACGTGGCTGGTGCAGCGCACGGGCAGTGACGTCTTCCGCCGCGAGGGGTGGACCTCCCCCGTGCGTATGGTGTCCGATTCACTGACCAGTACGCCGGTGAACGACGGGACGGGCCACTCGTATGGCTTTGAGTTGATGGTGCAGAAGATCCGCTCCGCGCCCGAGGATGTGTTCACGGGGTGGATCAGCTATGCGCTGTCCGTGGCGGAACGCGAGCGGGACGGCATCGTGTCGCCATTCCTCTTCGACCAGCGCCATGCGATGAACATCGTGGGGAACTACCGGTTCGCTGCATCGTGGGATGTTGGTGCACGATTCACGCTGCGGTCGGGGCGTCCGTTCGTACGCGCCCTCGGGGTGAAGCCCCGCGTCGTGATCCAGAAAGTGAACGGCGCCGATGTCCCCGTCGTCCAGGTGGATACGCAGGGGAAGGTGATCCTGGATGTCGATTACGAGCGCCAAACCCTGACCGGTCGGCTCAACCTGTACCACGCGCTCGATCTGCGCATCACCACGTACCCGGATTGGTGGGGGCTTCAATGGTCGGTCTACCTGGACATTCAGAACGTGTACAATCGGTCGAACCAGCAACAGATCCGCTATTTCATCGACGACAAGGGCGGGTTGCAGGAACGGCCGGTGAATGGCATCCCGATCTTCCCGTCGCTCGGGCTGAGCATTGCCTGGTAG